In Colletotrichum higginsianum IMI 349063 chromosome 3, whole genome shotgun sequence, a genomic segment contains:
- a CDS encoding Transmembrane amino acid transporter, which yields MASPSRDPLSIPRADSPSRQFGSLPRADATARLASPVPSQQYGTPQTGRFVGPGSSRLGDNSETASLAPLAGAAPSSVQGPGVSALAAALSNSLGASPPRHGTPPVRTATPPPARPLSPAAAGAQLSSTPMTNYGSFDSRSRNVGAGAYEDPEVVKRHLVQPTDANSEESSMRDGVKGKQTADTDTETGLNEDEFSSLRLQGGDVTRGIYKWTEEAEARNKMQRSKSFSISRPDPETDILDINAIKVPGGFRRNYLRRAARSPSTVRDGGERGEASDGSQPRLLTSSFLEFLTIYGHFAGEELEEDDEALRPGEYFSSGGEDYYDSDEDSEDDREPMEDSALLTPSRHRRRRRQRGGSGKNSPMSAALLLLKSFVGTGVLFLPRAYLNGGMTFSNAVLLGVAALSYYCFVLLVTTRLKVEGSFGDLGGILYGKWMRGTILTSIVISQIGFVAAYMVFTSENLQAVILAVSDCKTNIPVKWLILLQVLVFLPFSLLRDIEKLSFTALIADAFILLGLAYLLYYDILTLSTNGLADIIMFNRNDWTLFIGTAIFTFEGIGLIIPIQESMKDPRKFPRVMLAVMIIISVIFIGMGAISYAAYGSKTETVVLLNMPQDNKMVNSVQFLYSIAIMLSIPLQLFPAIKITENALFTKSGKYNPYIKWQKNLYRFFFVILCAVIAWGGADDLDKFVALVGNFACIPLVYIYPPLLHYKAVAKNRLWKISDIVLCIFGFVAMAYTTTLTVYSWAGGSSEPTPPGYCDRRGH from the exons ATGGCATCTCCTTCGAGAGATCCGCTCAGCATTCCTAGAGCCGACTCGCCTTCCCGACAGTTCGGCTCCCTTCCCCGAGCAGACGCCACCGCTCGACTTGCGTCGCCGGTCCCATCTCAGCAATATGGCACCCCGCAGACGGGCCGTTTCGTCGGCCCGGGATCGAGCAGGTTAGGCGACAACAGCGAGACGGCCAGCCTCGCCCCGCTGGCTGGAGCTGCTCCTTCGAGTGTCCAGGGTCCCGGCGTCTCGGCTCTGGCCGCGGCGCTGTCCAACTCTCTGGGCGCCTCCCCCCCGAGACACGGCACTCCTCCGGTGCGCACTGCTACCCCCCCTCCGGCGAGACCGCTGTCTCCTGCTGCAGCCGGCGCTCAGCTTTCGAGCACTCCCATGACCAACTACGGCTCCTTTGACTCCCGCTCGCGCaatgtcggcgccggtgctTACGAGGACCCCGAAGTAGTCAAAAGGCATCTGGTCCAGCCTACCGATGCCAATTCCGAAGAGTCCAGCATGCGTGATGGTGTCAAGGGCAAGCAGACAGCGGATACCGATACCGAGACTGGCCTgaacgaggacgagttcTCCAGTTTGCGTCTCCAGGGCGGAGACGTGACTCGAGGCATTTATAAGTGGACCGAAGAAGCGGAAGCTCGAAACAAAATGCAGCGCAGCAAGAGCTTCAGCATCTCCCGCCCCGATCCGGAGACCGACATTCTCGATATCAACGCGATCAAGGTCCCCGGAGGCTTCCGTCGCAACTACCTGCGTCGGGCGGCTAGGAGCCCCTCCACGGTTAGAGATGGCGGAGAGCGCGGCGAAGCCAGTGACGGCTCCCAACCGAGGCTGCTGACGTCCAGTTTTCTCGAGTTCCTCACAATCTATGGTCACTTCGCCGGCGaagagctggaggaggacgacgaggcacTCCGGCCTGGCGAATACTTCTCCTCGGGAGGCGAGGACTACTACGATAGCGACGAGGACAGCGAAGACGACCGAGAGCCCATGGAGGATAGTGCGCTGTTGACGCCATCGCGTCACcgaaggagacggagacaACGTGGAGGAAGCGGGAAGAACAGCCCGATGAGCGCTGCGCTCCTGTTGCTCAAGTCCTTCGTTGGCACTGGAgttctcttccttcctcgAGCTTATCTGAATGGCGGTATGACCTTCAGTAACGCCGTTCTGCTGGGTGTGGCTGCGCTGAGCTATTACTGTTTTGTCCTCTTGGTCACGACCCGTCTCAAGGTTGAGGGATCATTTGGTGATCTTGGTGGCATTCTCTATGGCAAGTGGATGAGGGGCACTATCCTCACATCTATCGTCATAAGCCAGATCGGGTTTGTTGCCGCGTACATGGTTTTTACGTCAGAAAACCTGCAGGCCGTCATCTTGGCGGTGTCTGACTGCAAAACCAATATCCCCGTCAAGTGGTTGATCCTCTTGCAGGTTCTTGTCTTCCtgcccttctctctcctgcGAGACATCGAGAAGTTGAGTTTCACCGCTCTGATAGCCGACGCTTTCATTCTCCTTGGTCTGGCCTATTTGCTATACTACGACATCCTCACCTTAAGCACCAATGGCTTGGCAGACATCATCATGTTCAACCGCAACGACTGGACCTTGTTTATAGGAACCGCCATCTTCACATTTGAGGGGATCGGCCTCATCATTCCTATCCAGGAGTCGATGAAAGACCCTCGGAAGTTCCCTCGAGTTATGCTGGCGGTCATGATTATCATCTCGGTCATCTTCATCGGTATGGGAGCGATCTCCTACGCCGCCTACGGATCCAAGACGGAGACCGTGGTGCTGCTCAACATGCCTCAAGACAACAAGATGGTCAACAGCGTCCAGTTCCTCTATTCCATTGCCATCATGCTGTCCATTCCGCTGCAGCTCTTCCCCGCCATTAAGATTACCGAAAATGCTCTGTTCACCAAGAGCGGAAAATACAACCCTTACATCAAGTGGCAGAAGAACCTATAccgtttcttcttcgtcattCTCTGCGCAGTCATCGCCTGGGGTGGCGCAGATGATTTGGACAAGTTCGTTGCTCTCGTTGGCAACTTTGCCTGCATTCCACTTGTCTACATCTACCCG CCCCTGCTCCACTACAAGGCAGTTGCAAAGAACAGACTTTGGAAGATTTCCGACATCGTACTCTGCATCTTTGGTTTCGTCGCCATGGCATACACCACCACTTTGACTGTCTACAGCTGGGCTGGAGGTTCCAGCGAGCCTACCCCTCCAGGATACTGCGATCGCAGGGGCCATTAG
- a CDS encoding DNA-directed RNA polymerase ii subunit rpb11 has protein sequence MPQKRHPPQIFLSRNYFIFELFLLGDGEKKIEEKVFSVAHPNVPEMFIRVQTDGSITAKEALVQVIKKLMQDLSHLSREFTREFELRRMVEAGRSNQQGQ, from the exons ATGCCACAAAAGCGCCATCCCCCGCAAATATTTCTTTCTCGGAATTACTTCAT CTTCgagctcttcctcctcggtgaTGGTGAGAAGAAGATTGAGGAGAAGGTCTTCTCTG TCGCTCATCCTAATGTTCCCGAGATGTTCATCCGCGTCCAGACGGATGGCTCGATCACCGCCAAGGAGGCCCTCGTCCAGGTTATCAAGAAGCTGATGCAGGACCTGTCCCACCTGAGCCGCGAGTTCACTCGCGAGTTCGAGCTTCGCCGCATGGTCGAGGCAGGCCGCTCCAATCAGCAGGGCCAATGA
- a CDS encoding U6 snRNA-associated Sm-like protein LSm5 has translation MASQLLPLELIDKCVGSRIWVVMKGDKEFSGTLLGFDDYVNMVLEDVTEFDYSGNHTKLPKILLNGNNICMLIPGGEGPVTA, from the exons ATGGCGTCACAGCTCCTCCCTCTGG AACTCATCGACAAGTGCGTTGGATCGAGAATTTGGGTCGTTATGAAGGGCGACAAGG AGTTCAGCGGCACGCTCCTCGGATTTGATGACTACGTCA ACATGGTGTTGGAGGATGTCACGGAGTT TGACTACTCGGGAAACCACACAAAGCTGCCCAAGATCCTCTTGAACGGCAACAACATCTGCATG CTTATTCCTGGAGGAGAGGGACCGGTGACCGCATAG
- a CDS encoding 3'-5' exonuclease, which produces MLGGKYGAALSFRHRRAAVMNISGHRTSTLYHLRSIPWSLIQIRSKSTMYPPSHVKLWNPNHGITFASTTRDEASHPRVDKLRSLHTTTPYASQAAEAAESDHETVVSDDDALFFTAYEYQSASDTDSPTPHPPVACVNSAAREDNGGAKVRDNVEPVGPPITSLDFKISVKDFREAQSAEKDSAKSFWSYALYRGPSCDGSERKVKVHYCKSKQTMERVCQYFVDDKVLGLDLEWSSDARRDAGPKRNVSLIQLANESRIALFHVALFPNDDLVAPTFRKLMENADVKKIGVAIKGDCTRMRTHLGVDTKGLVELSHLYKLVKYSGNGRVDLINKRLVTLASLVHEHLGLPLFKGADVRSSDWSQPLNMSQLMYSASDAYAGFQLYHVLEEKRERLDPTPPRPPDAELNKPIQLADGQFITAANDTAVAGDPDDRGSTAVLSLKKVEAIRKSLQIEPEGQSIAESIRAAPIASPKQRQRDPRVTAADEQLVNYRTSVKTLRATPSAVRAYYIWSNNGDLPPDAIAKILRDPPLQTYTVVSYILEAIKLEKLPFDKKRLRNEILHLLPKEVLQGRYKALMLEAHKPDIVDTPLVA; this is translated from the exons ATGCTTGGTGGCAAATATGGCGCTGCGCTTTCTTTCCGGCACCGACGAGCGGCGGTGATGAATATTTCTGGGCATCGCACCTCTACTCTGTATCATTTACGATCGATACCGTGGTCTCTCATTCAAAT ACGCTCCAAATCAACCATGTATCCACCGTCCCACGTAAAGCTTTGGAATCCCAACCATGGCATCACATTCGCCTCTACGACACGAGACGAAGCGTCACACCCCCGAGTCGACAAGCTACGTTCCCTGCATACGACCACGCCATACGCCAGTCAGGCTGCTGAAGCTGCAGAATCGGACCACGAGACTGTCGTTTCGGACGATGACGCGCTTTTCTTTACCGCTTATGAGTATCAGTCCGCGTCAGACACAGATTCTCCCACACCCCATCCGCCTGTGGCGTGCGTCAATAGTGCCGCACGGGAGGACAATGGCGGAGCGAAAGTCAGGGATAATGTTGAGCCCGTGGGGCCTCCGATCACGAGCCTGGATTTCAAGATCTCGGTCAAGGATTTCCGCGAAGCGCAGAGCGCGGAGAAGGACTCTGCGAAGTCGTTCTGGTCATACGCACTTTATCGAGGCCCCTCCTGCGATGGGAGCGAGAGAAAGGTGAAGGTCCATTATTGCAAGAGCAAACAAACGATGGAGAGAGTATGTCAGTATTTCGTGGATGACAAGGTGCTCGGATTGGATCTCGAATGGTCTTCGGATGCCAGGAGGGATGCGGGCCCGAAAAGGAACGTCTCCCTGATccagctcgccaacgagAGCCGCATCGCCCTGTTCCACGTCGCTCTGTTCCCCAACGATGACTTGGTTGCGCCGACCTTTCGGAAACTCATGGAGAATGCTGATGTGAAAAAGATCGGTGTGGCTATCAAGGGGGACTGTACACGGATGCGGACCCATCTGGGCGTCGACACAaagggcctcgtcgagctcagTCATTTGTATAAACTCGTGAAATACTCTGGCAATGGCCGGGTTGACTTGATCAACAAGAGACTGGTGACTCTCGCCTCGCTGGTCCATGAACACCTTGGCCTACCCTTGttcaagggcgccgacgtccGGTCGAGTGACTGGTCGCAACCCTTGAACATGAGTCAACTCATGT ACTCGGCCTCGGATGCATACGCTGGCTTCCAGCTGTACCacgtcctcgaggagaagcGGGAGAGACTCGATCCCACTCCACCAAGGCCGCCCGATGCCGAGCTCAACAAACCGATCCAGCTCGCGGATGGACAATTCATAACGGCGGCAAATGATACCGCCGTGGCCGGTGATCCCGATGATCGTGGATCGACTGCGGTCCTTTCGCTCAAGAAAGTCGAGGCTATCAGAAAGAGCTTGCAAATTGAGCCTGAGGGCCAGTCGATTGCCGAGAGTAtcagggcggcgccgatcGCCTCTCCCAAACAACGCCAGAGAGATCCAAGGGTCACTGCTGCTGACGAACAGCTGGTCAACTACCGGACCAGTGTCAAGACTCTTCGCGCCACACCATCCGCCGTACGAGCATACTACATCTGGTCGAATAACGGAGACCTTCCGCCTGATGCCATCGCAAAGATCCTGCGGGACCCGCCGCTGCAGACGTACACTGTGGTGAGTTACATCCTGGAAGCCATCAAACTAGAGAAGCTGCCGTTCGACAAGAAGCGGCTGCGGAACGAGATCCTGCACCTCCTCCCAAAAGAAGTCCTCCAGGGCAGATATAAGGCCTTGATGTTGGAGGCTCACAAGcccgacatcgtcgacacACCGTTGGTCGCCTGA
- a CDS encoding Amino acid permease, translating into MGGDDRRASLSSMEQTGKKSKLGAVSGVYIPVCLNIFSILMFLRFGWILGQVGLLGMLGLLVTAYLVDFLTTLSLSAIASNGEVKGGGAYYVISRSLGPEFGGSIGVLFYLAQVLNTALNVVGLIDCIKLNVGESFPQGYWTVYLLQTLALLLCAGLCLAGSGTFAKASNALLVILTLAIVSIPISAAFKSPFHDSELGVRFTGFSVETLVDNFAPHTRSESYKGFETFREVFAILFPATSGIFAGASMSGDLHNPSKDIPKGTLWAMMTTFIAYLVVVFSMAATTTHASFLNNTNIISVTSLSMPLILAGECAVTFFSAVMGLIGAAKLMQALARDKLLPGLLPFSRGTKRADEPVQAILLTYALAQVAMFANLNQIATLISMGYQMTFFVMNLACFLLKIGSAPNFRPAFKFFSWETAFAGSIMSAAAMFFIDQTYAATAVCLLVSLFCLIHYLSPPKRWGDVSQNLIYHQVRKYLLRLRPEHIKFWRPQIILLINNPRSQTRLIQFCNSVKKGGLYILGHVIVTDDFNSGVHEARLQQAAWTKYISEFSRIKAFVQLTMSPTITWGIRNLILSAGLGGMRPNIAVMGFYNMDELRSSRPSVQVPKPPSPTVPNVHRPPKTKERPVRRRRGDTSARLMDGFLPTDVIKTEGMMSVTSYMTMLEDLALRYKLNVAIGKGFEELETPRKDNANIKRHIDLWPIQMSAEVLSDGKSVLTTNFDTYTLILQLGYILYSVPTWHKVYNVRVMVFVEYESEVEEERARVKALLDKLRIEAEVIVFWLASGNLNTYELIINGQSNDIESQIMVHDILKEEEWWDDLQKFRGREPNLDSTEELTSFANIIESTAGRPGVFNPHVPLEDIESGRRPSLVHFGEIPRKPTVSNLSRLGVSVGIHTSHLGDEIFEEESNSDGEISEQEQQPSCLDSDSEFENGDGEYSDDEMPEFEAPRRPLLAGQGRGRGRGRSQSDDLLMGSAKQRRGVSSKSAAPATDYGTMVSQARAEGQSGTSHIGPVDNISAPPTPLERPVLDRNITARSLGGFRSAGVKTYYDVTPGSASGYATPARPTLSRQSSAVRFSSRPVPETRTDVEGTSGPTIMFADTTEEETPRAEQPAFSRQTSSGRVPSRPVPEMKVTAADEPSYPTSTFPEPSCRSRKASVASTTDPGYVHMNMAELVGRYRLDSRVDGSGEGSPYSTQGIALSFNDLPSRAQHVILNELMRQNSKDTAVLFTTLPVPTEGTCHDEQASVQYLSDIEVLCHELPPVMLVLSNNMTVTVGL; encoded by the exons atgggcggcgacgacagaCGAGCAAGTCTCTCCAGCATGGAGCAGACCGGCAAGAAATCCAAGCTAGGAGCTGTCTCGGGCGTTTACATACCCGTCTGCCTCAACATATTCAGCATTCTCATGTTTCTCCGTTTCGGCTGGATCCTCGGCCAAGTCGGGCTCCTGGGCATGCTTG GACTGCTGGTCACGGCCTACCTTGTGGACTTTTTGACGACACTCTCGTTGTCTGCTATAGCTTCAAAcggcgaggtcaagggcGGGGGCGCCTACTATGTCATCTCGAGGTCTCTCGGCCCCGAGTTTGGCGGTTCCATTGGCGTGCTGTTCTATCTCGCCCAGGTTCTCAATACTGCCCTCAACGTCGTCGGTCTGATTGACTGCATCAAATTGAATGTTGGAGAGTCCTTCCCTCAGGGATACTGGACCGTCTATCTTCTCCagaccttggccttgctgCTCTGCGCCGGATTGTGCCTCGCGGGGAGTGGCACATTTGCCAAGGCCAGCAATGCGCTGCTTGTCATACTCACGCTTGCCATCGTTAGCATCCCCATATCTGCCGCTTTCAAGTCTCCATTCCACGATAGTGAGCTCGGCGTGCGCTTCACCGGGTTCAGTGTCGAAACGTTAGTCGACAACTTTGCCCCTCACACAAGAAGCGAGTCGTATAAGGGGTTCGAAACTTTCCGAGAGGTTTTCGCCATCTTGTTTCCCGCAACGTCAGGAATCTTTGCAGGCGCTTCGATGTCGGGAGACTTGCATAACCCCAGCAAAGATATCCCGAAAGGGACTCTCTGGGCAATGATGACCACCTTCATTGCGTACCTTGTTGTAGTCTTCTCCATGGCTGCCACCACGACGCATGCCTCGTTTCTGAACAACACAAACATCATTTCGGTCACAAGCTTGTCAATGCCGCTGATTCTTGCCGGGGAGTGCGCCGTCACTTTTTTCTCTGCCGTCATGGGACTGATAGGGGCGGCCAAACTTATGCAAGCACTGGCGAGGGACAAGCTGCTCCCGGGCTTGCTGCCCTTTTCCCGGGGCACAAAGAGGGCCGATGAACCAGTCCAAGCAATTCTCCTGACCTATGCACTTGCTCAAGTTGCCATGTTCGCAAATTTGAACCAAATTGCAACTCTCATTTCCATGGGTTACCAG ATGACATTCTTTGTCATGAATCTGGCCTGCTTTCTACTCAAGATAGGCTCGGCCCCTAATTTCAGGCCAGCTTTCAAATTTTTTAGTTGGGAGACAGCCTTCGCTGGGAGTATCATGTCTGCGGCGGCCATGTTCTTCATCGACCAGACATACGCGGCTACCGCAGTTTGCCTGCTCGTCTCCCTCTTCTGCCTGATTCACtacctcagcccgcccaAGCGCTGGGGTGACGTATCGCAGAATCTGATATATCATCAAGTGAGGAAGTACCTCTTGCGATTACGACCCGAGCACATCAAGTTTTGGAGACCACAGATCATCCTACTCATCAACAACCCGAGAAGTCAAACCCGACTGATTCAGTTTTGCAATTCGGTCAAAAAGGGGGGTCTGTACATACTCGGCCATGTCATTGTGACGGACGACTTTAACAGCGGCGTTCACGAAGCAAGGCTCCAGCAGGCGGCGTGGACCAAGTACATCTCGGAATTCTCCCGGATCAAGGCGTTCGTGCAATTAACAATGTCCCCAACCATCACCTGGGGCATCCGGAACCTGATTTTGTCAGCCGGACTGGGCGGTATGCGGCCAAACATTGCCGTCATGGGATTctacaacatggatgagcTTCGAAGCTCGCGTCCATCGGTTCAGGTCCCCAAGCCTCCCAGCCCAACCGTTCCCAACGTCCATCGCCCACCAAAAACCAAGGAAAGGCCTGTACGAAGGAGGCGAGGCGACACATCGGCGCGTCTGATGGATGGGTTCCTTCCTACGGATGTCATCAAGACCGAGGGCATGATGAGTGTGACCAGCTACATGACCATGCTGGAAGACCTGGCTTTGAGGTATAAGCTCAATGTCGCTATCGGAAAGGGTTTTGAAGAACTGGAGACCCCGCGGAAGGACAATGCCAACATCAAAAGACATATTGATCTCTGGCCGATCCAAATGTCGGCCGAGGTCTTGTCCGATGGTAAAAGTGTTCTCACAACTAATTTCGATACAT ATACTCTGATTCTCCAGCTCGGCTACATCCTCTACAGTGTTCCCACATGGCACAAAGTCTACAACGTCCGCGTTATGGTGTTCGTGGAATACGAaagcgaggtcgaggaggagagagcgCGCGTCAAGGCATTGCTTGACAAGCTACGAATAGAGGCCGAGGTCATCGTCTTCTGGCTGGCTTCCGGAAATCTGAACACCTACGAGCTGATTATCAACGGGCAGTCCAATGATATCGAGTCCCAAATCATGGTTCACGACATACTCAAAGAAGAAGAGTGGTGGGATGACCTTCAGAAATTCCGAGGTCGAGAGCCAAACCTGGACTCGACAGAGGAGCTCACGTCTTTCGCAAACATCATTGAGTCCACGGCTGGACGTCCTGGTGTTTTCAACCCCCATGTGCCATTGGAGGATATCGAATCTGGACGGCGTCCAAGTCTGGTGCACTTTGGAGAGATCCCTAGAAAGCCGACAGTATCCAACCTTTCTCGACTGGGCGTCAGTGTTGGTATCCACACGTCTCACTTGGGAGATGAGATCTTTGAAGAAGAGTCCAACTCGGACGGCGAAATCAGCGAACAGGAACAGCAGCCGTCCTGTCTGGATTCCGACTCCGAATTCGAAAACGGCGACGGTGAGtacagcgacgacgagatgcCCGAATTCGAAGCTCCACGGCGTCCGTTGTTAGCCGGACAGGGACgggggcgagggcgagggcgaagccAGAGCGACGACTTGCTCATGGGCTCTGCCAAACAACGACGTGGTGTGTCGAGCAAGagcgccgcgccggcgacggacTACGGGACCATGGTCTCGCAGGCCAGGGCCGAAGGACAGTCGGGAACAAGCCACATTGGACCTGTCGACAACATTTCGGCGCCTCCTACCCCGCTTGAACGACCCGTGTTGGATCGCAACATCACTGCCCGCTCTCTGGGCGGGTTCCGGTCGGCAGGTGTAAAAACATACTATGATGTGACGCCGGGAAGCGCATCTGGATACGCAACCCCCGCAAGACCGACACTGTCTCGGCAATCGTCCGCGGTGCGCTTCTCGAGTCGGCCGGTGCCGGAAACGAGGACAGATGTCGAAGGGACATCAGGACCAACCATCATGTTCGCGGACACCACAGAAGAAGAGACACCGAGAGCGGAACAACCCGCCTTCTCGAGGCAGACCTCTTCAGGACGGGTCCCCAGCCGCCCCGTGCCCGAGATGAAGGTTACGGCGGCTGACGAGCCCAGCTACCCGACCAGTACGTTTCCGGAACCTTCGTGCAGATCGCGCAAAGCTTCCGTCGCATCAACAACCGATCCTGGCTACGTCCACATGAACATGGCGGAGCTTGTGGGACGCTATCGATTAGACTCGAGAGTCGACGGGTCCGGAGAGGGTTCGCCTTACTCAACCCAAGGCATTGCACTCTCGTTCAACGATCTGCCGTCTCGGGCCCAGCACGTCATCCTCAACGAGCTCATGCGGCAGAACAGCAAGGACACGGCCGTGTTGTTCACCACCCTGCCCGTGCCCACCGAGGGAACCTGCCATGACGAGCAAGCAAGCGTGCAGTATCTGTCGGATATCGAGGTTCTGTGCCACGAGCTCCCTCCCGTCATGCTGGTACTGAGTAATAACATGACTGTCACGGTTGGGCTCTGA